In Marivivens aquimaris, one genomic interval encodes:
- a CDS encoding DUF4174 domain-containing protein, translated as MKHLLALALCCALPAFASAQDAQDPPLLEQWQENPLQIFDAADVDPDALMWRARIVVVFAETTFDPQYQEQVALLLEDMGELAERDVIVVTDAEPDERSPLRSKLRPHGFAMVLIDKDGRVALRKPAPWEVHEITRTIDRSPLRMQEAGSVRIGR; from the coding sequence ATGAAGCACTTACTCGCGCTTGCACTTTGTTGCGCTTTGCCCGCCTTTGCCTCGGCACAGGACGCGCAGGACCCGCCGCTGCTGGAACAGTGGCAGGAAAATCCGTTGCAGATATTCGACGCGGCAGACGTCGATCCGGACGCGCTGATGTGGCGCGCGCGGATCGTGGTCGTCTTTGCCGAAACCACGTTCGATCCGCAGTACCAGGAACAGGTGGCGCTGCTGCTCGAAGACATGGGCGAGCTGGCGGAACGCGATGTGATCGTCGTGACCGATGCCGAACCGGACGAACGCAGCCCTTTGAGGTCGAAGCTTCGTCCGCACGGGTTTGCAATGGTGCTGATCGATAAGGACGGACGCGTTGCCTTGCGCAAGCCCGCACCGTGGGAAGTCCACGAGATCACACGGACCATCGACCGCTCCCCGCTGCGAATGCAGGAAGCAGGCTCGGTCCGTATCGGACGGTAA